The sequence below is a genomic window from Anaerocolumna chitinilytica.
ATTTATATTGGCTCACCGAACACGTCAGTAACAAAGCCTTCCGAAGTACCAAACAACATCTGGACTTATACAGTGAATGCGGACAATAAATTTGGTAAAGGCGGAGATTTTGCTTTATTACTCTGCGCTGTTATTAAAAAGGAAAGCAGCTTTGGAGCAGGCTTACCGGGTAGTCCCTCAGCCGGTGATGGCTTGATGCAAGTAGAGCCAAACACCCGCAGCGCTTATTTGTCTTTATTCAGCTCAACATTTGGCTACGCATATAACCATAGCAGCGAGCAGGATCAGGTATATCTGGGTGCGCTGATATTAAATGAAAAGATTACAAAGTTCGGTAATATATATAATGGTTTGTTGCATTATAACGGGGGAGACTATTGGTATCCGGGCGCTACGGATTCTTATGGCCGTCCTATTCTGGCAAACTTATATGCAGATGAAGTGTACGGCACATATAAGAGTTATGGCGGAAAGAATTAAGATTTTTCAATTATAATATGATTGCCGGGATTAATGAAATAAAATCCCGGCATTTTTTGTAGATTTTTTGAAAGAAAAGTTATATTATAAGATATTGACAATAATTTACAGATGTGCTATTTTGAAAATAAAACAACAAGGGTAAAATTCATCGATGGATAGTTGGTTCATTAAACAAATGAAGAATATAGAATGTTAAATATCATCAAATAAAAACAAATATATTACATATAAAATACAAAAAATTAAGCATACTCGATGACAGCGGCATCGTAATTATATTTATTAGAAGTTCTTAAGAGATTTTTACCGGATTTCTTACATGAGTGTTTTACTTCGCATCAACTTATAGCATAAATTGGGTAAATCCTCTATCCTGTATTCTAATTCGCCCGGGGATGCAGAATACTTACGGCAGTTTACGGCCGAAGGAGGGGTATTCTACTTGTGACAAGCAAAACATCATGTTTCATTCCGGTACAAATAATACTTTAGGAAAAAGGAGGTGTAAATTTAGTTTCATACTGTCAAGTGAGTAGAGAATGCCTCATTTGAAGAAACATCATTTAACACAATAAAATACCTATTTAGGAGGGAATGAGTATGTTAAAGTTATTAAGCGGAAGTATCAAAGTATTAACAAGATCTCAAAAATTATTTCTAATAGCTTTATTTACGATTATGTTACTGGCAGCACCTTCTGCAGTCTGTTTTGCTCAGAATCCTGTTATCACAAGCATTTATACAGCAGATCCATCTGCACATGTTTGGGCGGACGGTAAAATTTATATTTATGCTTCCCATGATATTGACCCAAATCAAGGCTGTGATTTAATGGACAAGTATCATGTGTATTCTTCTTCGGATATGGTGAATTGGACCGATGAGGGTGAAATATTGAATGCAAGCCAAGTGCCTTGGGGAAGAGCAGAAGGCGGTTTCATGTGGGCACCTGATTGTGCCTATAAAAATGGTACCTACTATTTCTACTTCCCGCATCCAAGTGGTACCGATTGGGGTAATACCTGGAAGATTGGAGTTGCTACCAGTAATAAACCAGCCAGTGATTTTACAGTGCAAGGGTATATTCCAGGACTTGAATCTTTGATTGATCCTTGCGTATTTCAGGATGATGACGGTCAGACCTATCTGTATTATGGAGGCGGCGGTGTCTGCAAAGGTGGGAAACTGAAAGATAATATGATGGAAATAGACGGATCAATGCAAACGATGACGGGGTTAACGGATTTTCATGAAGCGACCTGGGTATTTAAGCGAAATGGCTTATATTATCTGACCTATGCAGATAATCATTCGGATTCAACCGGAGATAACAGACTGCAATATGCTACCAGTACCAATCCGTTAGGACCATGGACTTCCAGAGGAGTATATATGGATCCGACAGATAGCTATTGTGCTCATGGTTCTGTAGTGGAATATAAAGGGCAGTGGTATCAATTCTACTTTGACAGCTCTGTTTCTCATAATGACTGGTTAAGAACTACCTGTGTGGATAAGCTAAACTTTAATGCAGATGGGACAATACAAAAGGTTATAGCAACTACCACCGGTGTACCATCCGTAGGACCGTCGCCAACTCCTAATCCGAACCTGATTAAATATGAAGCAGAGAATGCTGTTTTAGGAAATGGTGCAACCGTTGGAACCGACAGCTTGGCATCGGGTGGAAAATGTATACAGAATCTGCATCTTACCAATTCTTATTGCCAATTTAACAATATAAATGGAGGCACCGGTGGCAGAGCAACAATTGATATCTATTACGCTACCAATGATACAGGTGCGAAGATAGGTTTAACGTTAAATGGAGTTGATTATTCATTTCTGAATACAATTTCTACCGGGGGATGGAATAATTATACCGGCCATACATATCTGACTGTTCCGCTGAATCCAGGTACCGCCAATACAATTAAACTTACCGGCGGAAACGGTGGTGTAAATATTGACTATATCACCATCAGTTCCTTTAATGAGAAGGGAGTTTCAACAGCAAAATACGAGGCAGAGAGCGGGAGCCTTGCAAATGGTGTGGTTATTGCGAATGATAGTGCTGCATCAGGAGGAAAATGTTTGCAAAATATGCATCTTACCAACGCCTCCTGTCGGATTAACAATATCGATGGTGGCAGCGGCGGAAGTAGGACATTAAAGATTAGTTATGCTTCCAACGAGGCATCAACGATTACAGTAATTGTGAACGGGACTCCTGCAGGAACGCTCAGTTGCACAGCTACCGGCGGTTGGAGTACTTTTACCGGCAGTATTCAAAAATCTATTACATTGAATTCCGGGACAAATAATAATATTCAATTTGTAGGTGGAAATGGAGGCATTAATCTGGATTATATAACGATCCAGTAAGTATTGTTTCCTTAAGAATTTCAGAGGTAAAAGGAGGCCGTTAATGAAAAAGTACAGAGTTGCTTTAATGATAATTTGTTGTCTGGCATTATTGAGCAGTTTTATGGTGTTTGACTCCACCGTTCAAGCAGTATCTACTGCCATTGACAAATGTGATAGTACAGCCGGATGGTCTGGTTCTGATTCCGTGTCTTTGGATACCACCAACAAGAAAGAGGGTACAGGGTGTCTGACAAAAACAGGAAGTGGAACCGACTGGTTCAAGAAAACGCTCAGTCCCGCCGTTAACTCAGGTGTTTCGGAAAGCAACGGTTATATACACCTGTGGCTTTATGTATCGGATGCTGGTAAATTAGCTTCAACAGGAGCTCAGCTTGAAATTACAAGCTCAGGCGGTCCGGATGTAAACGAATATTCCTGGAATCTTATGAATGCCGGGCTTGTTTCCGGATGGAACGAGCTGAGCCTTAAACTAAGTAATGCCGCAAAGATAGGAAATCCGGATCTAACTGCCATTAACTTCGTAAGGGTCTATTATTTTCTGACGGGGAGTATAACCTGCAAGCTGGATGATGTTTATTTTACGGATGGGAATGGAGGGGGAGGTTTGTCCGATCTCATAATAACAGATCTTACCTGCTCACCTGCAAGTCCGCAGCCTGGGAATGCTGTAACCTTAAGTGCCACGGTTAAGAATCAGGGAAATGCGGCAACGCCGGCAGGAACTATCTTAGGTGTAGGCTTCCAGATAGATGGAGCAGCCACTTCACTTTGGAGCGACAACTATACGGCATCTCTTGGGCCGGGGTCATCCATTGTTCTGACAGTGAATGGAGGAACCAATGGGACGACATGGACAGCAATATCCGGAACCCATACAATTACAGCCTATGTGGACGATGTGAACCGGATTGCTGAGTCCAATGAGTCCAACAATATCTTCACAAAGAGTATCACTGTGGGCGGAACTTCCTCCGGTGATATCGTAGGAAAAGTAATTGTAGGCTATCAGGGGTGGTTTGACGCACCCGGAGACGGTGCACCTGCAAATAACTGGGTCCACTGGGCTAACGGCAGCATGCCTGCACCAGGGAACCAGAACTTTGAAATATATCCGGATACAAGAGAATATACTACTCTTTTTAACACAGGTTATGCTAACCTATTAAATGGTTCACCTGCTAGGCTGTTCTCGTCTTATTCTACCCAAACGGTGAACAAGCATTTTGAATGGATGCAGACTTACGGAATTGATGGTGCTGCAATTCAACGATTCGGCGGTGAATTAAGCGACCCGAACAGAAAGGCACAGCGCGACAGTGTGACCATGAAGGTGAAAACTGCTTCCGAGACCTATGGACGTAAATTCTATGTTATGTATGATATCTCAGGAATGGGTTCGGATTTTGGCACAAAGCTTGAAGCAGATTGGACTTCGACAATAACCGGTTCCCTGAATCTGTTGAGTTCTTCTGCTTATGCAAAGCAAAACGGTAAGCCGGTCGTATGTATCTGGGGAATGGGCTTTAACGATGGCGGTCACCCTGGTGATGCGGCTGAATGTATCAGCATAATCAATTGGTTTAAAGCT
It includes:
- a CDS encoding CARDB domain-containing protein; the encoded protein is MKKYRVALMIICCLALLSSFMVFDSTVQAVSTAIDKCDSTAGWSGSDSVSLDTTNKKEGTGCLTKTGSGTDWFKKTLSPAVNSGVSESNGYIHLWLYVSDAGKLASTGAQLEITSSGGPDVNEYSWNLMNAGLVSGWNELSLKLSNAAKIGNPDLTAINFVRVYYFLTGSITCKLDDVYFTDGNGGGGLSDLIITDLTCSPASPQPGNAVTLSATVKNQGNAATPAGTILGVGFQIDGAATSLWSDNYTASLGPGSSIVLTVNGGTNGTTWTAISGTHTITAYVDDVNRIAESNESNNIFTKSITVGGTSSGDIVGKVIVGYQGWFDAPGDGAPANNWVHWANGSMPAPGNQNFEIYPDTREYTTLFNTGYANLLNGSPARLFSSYSTQTVNKHFEWMQTYGIDGAAIQRFGGELSDPNRKAQRDSVTMKVKTASETYGRKFYVMYDISGMGSDFGTKLEADWTSTITGSLNLLSSSAYAKQNGKPVVCIWGMGFNDGGHPGDAAECISIINWFKAQGCYVIGGVPTYWRDCDNAHPLASDPGATNDSKTGFQNVYKAFNMIQPWMVGRIRGITGAGSADNFKTYIIGPDYNYCQVNGMDYAPVIFPGFAWSNMHNGTTPKNEIPRLHGDFMWNQAYNTATLGITSAYIAMFDEYDEGTAIAKAAEDSSMIPTNQYFLTLDADGIHCTSDFYLRLTGDITKMLKGLIPKTSTHPTAH
- a CDS encoding family 43 glycosylhydrolase gives rise to the protein MLKLLSGSIKVLTRSQKLFLIALFTIMLLAAPSAVCFAQNPVITSIYTADPSAHVWADGKIYIYASHDIDPNQGCDLMDKYHVYSSSDMVNWTDEGEILNASQVPWGRAEGGFMWAPDCAYKNGTYYFYFPHPSGTDWGNTWKIGVATSNKPASDFTVQGYIPGLESLIDPCVFQDDDGQTYLYYGGGGVCKGGKLKDNMMEIDGSMQTMTGLTDFHEATWVFKRNGLYYLTYADNHSDSTGDNRLQYATSTNPLGPWTSRGVYMDPTDSYCAHGSVVEYKGQWYQFYFDSSVSHNDWLRTTCVDKLNFNADGTIQKVIATTTGVPSVGPSPTPNPNLIKYEAENAVLGNGATVGTDSLASGGKCIQNLHLTNSYCQFNNINGGTGGRATIDIYYATNDTGAKIGLTLNGVDYSFLNTISTGGWNNYTGHTYLTVPLNPGTANTIKLTGGNGGVNIDYITISSFNEKGVSTAKYEAESGSLANGVVIANDSAASGGKCLQNMHLTNASCRINNIDGGSGGSRTLKISYASNEASTITVIVNGTPAGTLSCTATGGWSTFTGSIQKSITLNSGTNNNIQFVGGNGGINLDYITIQ